In Vibrio sp. JC009, a single window of DNA contains:
- a CDS encoding autoinducer 2-binding periplasmic protein LuxP has protein sequence MKRTSSFFLGLSLLFTPFFSGADQISGYWSYQSYLEAFPHQKILTNVFNDVVRHKPEPIAVSGSEPVTISVVYPGEQVSDYWRRNIKAFELRLDELNINYKLEQVFTKPNADTRQQSISLNAAIKNNTDYLIFTLDTSRHKKFIEHVLHGTDIKLILQNITTPVKGWEKKQPFFYVGFDHSMGTLALADYFKAVLPEESNYSVLYFSQGYISDVRGDTFINAMNKEGKFNLRSSYYTKATKQSGYETAKLMLEKSPETELIYACSTDVALGAVDALKELNRTDIRINGWGGGSAELESLQQGDLDVTVMRMNDDTGVAMAEAIKWDLEGKAVPTVYSGSFELVTKSDSAERIERLKQYAFRYSDR, from the coding sequence ATGAAGCGGACTTCATCCTTTTTTCTGGGCCTGAGCCTTTTATTTACACCTTTTTTTTCAGGTGCTGATCAAATTAGCGGTTATTGGAGTTACCAGTCCTATCTGGAGGCTTTTCCGCACCAGAAAATACTGACCAATGTGTTTAATGATGTGGTCAGGCATAAGCCTGAGCCTATCGCTGTCTCAGGTTCAGAGCCGGTAACCATTTCGGTTGTGTATCCCGGTGAGCAGGTTTCGGATTACTGGCGCCGCAATATTAAGGCGTTTGAACTTCGTCTCGATGAATTAAATATTAACTACAAACTTGAGCAGGTATTCACTAAACCTAATGCTGATACCCGGCAGCAGAGTATCTCGTTAAATGCCGCGATTAAAAATAATACCGATTACCTGATATTTACCTTAGATACCAGCCGACACAAAAAGTTTATTGAGCATGTTCTGCACGGGACAGATATCAAACTGATACTGCAGAATATCACCACCCCGGTGAAAGGCTGGGAAAAGAAGCAGCCTTTTTTCTATGTGGGGTTTGATCACTCAATGGGAACGCTGGCGCTGGCGGACTATTTTAAAGCGGTTCTGCCGGAAGAGAGTAATTATTCGGTGCTCTATTTTTCCCAGGGATATATCAGTGATGTCCGTGGTGACACCTTTATTAATGCGATGAACAAGGAAGGGAAGTTTAACCTGAGGTCATCTTATTATACCAAGGCAACAAAGCAGAGCGGATACGAAACCGCAAAGCTGATGCTGGAGAAGAGCCCGGAAACCGAACTAATTTATGCCTGCTCTACCGATGTGGCGCTGGGGGCGGTGGATGCACTTAAAGAGCTCAACCGTACCGATATCAGAATCAATGGCTGGGGCGGTGGTTCTGCCGAGTTAGAGTCTTTGCAGCAGGGCGATCTGGATGTTACCGTTATGCGGATGAACGACGATACCGGCGTAGCCATGGCCGAAGCGATTAAGTGGGATCTGGAAGGTAAAGCCGTACCTACGGTTTATTCCGGTAGCTTTGAACTGGTAACAAAATCTGACAGCGCAGAACGAATCGAGCGCTTAAAACAATACGCATTCAGGTATTCTGACAGATGA
- a CDS encoding LuxQ periplasmic sensor domain-containing protein: MMLKKKNQSKLSMANLVVRLIFIVFSILMIISLIFTFQYSSKAINYEVDRTLTQTASLVQNLFEHKLESIQGLQDTQAKSTTLLNYVKSEAIEQIEDYFVASEKADISSFPDFRFIQRHNEIYWEDGNSPFFGIKDDQLLAFSKEIAFNNSWHQIAVETDVGRVHLLIRKTPLVDVSSGEVIGRLFFGVVLDNNYALVDYLKIGSNTEDIILAVDSIPVASTMRLGEELPVKGEKLADNELYSQVELKINGVETPVSVYTIQTNQSILTLEKNFRLSIIYSVLSIVATAIFARFLIQRRIAGELETLMEYTHNARETRASKPFPGSVIYEFEHIGMTLEHTFEELLEKEKLFQDLFNYAVSPIIVWDRYGNLRQMNPAAEKAFEKEGSFSGPVFKAFQKQIEDKLRAVRSGAILSGINIGISDTVYRWNISPIFLENGVSTIIGQGLDITTLIEAEKQSNLAREEAEKAASERADFLARMSHEIRTPLNGILGISHLLKKSVEQEEQKKKVDVLVQSSEHLLAVLNDILDFSKIEQGKFKIVPKNFLLSDVVNSVENIYKPLCHDKGIQLRLRATSEHKVYIRTDQVRLNQILFNLLSNSVKFTHVGHVKASLSLDSTEVGATYLEIVIEDTGIGISEKNLQHIFEPFVQSEKTSTREYEGTGLGLAIVKHLVDMLKGHIEIKSAEGLGTSIKVALPVEVVDGEKVERDEAVVENHQNFFSKQLKTLIVEDNQTNAYIAKAFCKKYAMSVDWAKDAFTALEMLESTRYDLILMDNQMPNMDGIEATTRIREMKIDTPVIACTADGYEETKQAFLAAGADYVLVKPIKDKSFLQALTYYKQINSV; this comes from the coding sequence ATGATGCTTAAGAAAAAAAATCAATCAAAGCTATCAATGGCGAATCTGGTTGTTCGTCTGATATTTATTGTATTTTCAATTTTGATGATCATCTCGCTTATTTTTACTTTCCAGTACAGCAGCAAGGCCATCAATTACGAAGTGGACAGAACGCTGACTCAGACAGCGTCACTGGTGCAAAACCTGTTTGAGCATAAGCTGGAATCCATCCAGGGGCTGCAGGATACTCAGGCCAAAAGCACCACTTTACTGAATTACGTAAAATCTGAAGCGATTGAACAAATCGAAGATTATTTTGTGGCTTCAGAAAAAGCCGATATCAGCAGTTTCCCCGACTTCCGCTTTATTCAGCGGCACAACGAAATTTACTGGGAAGACGGCAACTCACCATTTTTCGGCATCAAAGACGACCAGTTACTGGCCTTTTCCAAAGAGATCGCTTTTAACAACAGCTGGCATCAGATAGCGGTTGAAACAGACGTAGGCCGTGTACATCTTCTTATAAGAAAGACGCCACTTGTCGATGTGAGCAGCGGTGAGGTGATTGGCCGGCTGTTTTTTGGTGTGGTTTTGGATAATAACTATGCGCTGGTGGACTATCTGAAGATCGGCAGTAATACGGAAGATATTATTCTTGCCGTTGACAGTATTCCTGTCGCATCCACGATGAGGCTAGGTGAAGAGCTGCCGGTTAAGGGTGAAAAGCTGGCAGACAACGAACTCTACAGCCAGGTGGAGCTGAAGATAAACGGCGTTGAAACGCCGGTAAGTGTTTATACCATACAGACAAACCAGAGCATTCTGACTCTGGAGAAAAACTTCAGGCTCAGTATCATCTATTCTGTTCTGAGTATTGTGGCTACCGCCATTTTTGCAAGGTTCCTGATCCAGAGGCGTATTGCCGGAGAGCTGGAAACTTTGATGGAATATACCCATAACGCCCGTGAAACCCGCGCGTCTAAGCCGTTTCCCGGTTCTGTGATCTATGAGTTTGAACATATAGGTATGACGCTGGAGCATACCTTTGAAGAGCTTCTGGAAAAAGAGAAGCTCTTCCAGGATCTTTTCAATTATGCGGTTTCTCCGATTATTGTATGGGACAGATACGGAAATCTCAGACAGATGAATCCGGCAGCTGAAAAAGCCTTTGAGAAAGAGGGGAGCTTCTCGGGTCCTGTATTCAAGGCATTTCAGAAGCAGATTGAGGATAAGCTCAGAGCTGTCAGGTCTGGTGCCATTTTGTCCGGAATCAATATAGGTATTTCAGATACCGTCTATCGCTGGAATATTTCGCCTATTTTTCTGGAAAACGGCGTCAGCACCATTATCGGACAGGGGCTGGATATAACGACTCTGATTGAAGCGGAAAAACAGAGTAACCTTGCCAGAGAAGAGGCTGAAAAGGCGGCCAGTGAAAGGGCAGATTTTCTGGCCCGGATGAGCCACGAAATCAGAACGCCGCTAAACGGTATTCTTGGCATTTCTCATCTGCTTAAGAAGAGTGTTGAGCAGGAAGAGCAGAAGAAAAAAGTGGATGTTCTGGTGCAGAGCAGTGAGCATCTTCTGGCTGTGCTTAACGATATTCTGGACTTTTCCAAGATAGAGCAGGGCAAGTTTAAAATAGTGCCGAAAAACTTCCTGTTGTCGGATGTGGTAAATTCGGTGGAAAATATCTATAAGCCTTTGTGTCATGACAAGGGGATTCAGTTAAGGCTGAGAGCCACTTCTGAACATAAGGTTTATATCAGGACAGATCAGGTACGGCTGAATCAGATTCTGTTTAATCTGCTGAGTAACTCGGTGAAGTTTACTCATGTGGGTCATGTTAAGGCCTCACTGAGCCTGGACAGTACGGAGGTCGGTGCCACTTATCTGGAAATCGTTATAGAAGATACCGGGATTGGTATTTCTGAAAAGAACCTTCAGCATATCTTTGAGCCTTTTGTTCAGTCTGAAAAAACCTCGACCCGGGAGTATGAGGGAACCGGCCTGGGACTGGCCATCGTGAAGCATTTAGTCGATATGCTAAAAGGGCATATTGAAATAAAAAGTGCTGAAGGCCTTGGCACAAGTATCAAAGTCGCTCTGCCTGTTGAAGTGGTTGACGGAGAGAAGGTGGAAAGAGATGAAGCTGTGGTTGAAAATCACCAGAACTTCTTTTCAAAACAGCTGAAAACCCTGATTGTTGAAGACAACCAGACCAACGCATATATAGCCAAAGCCTTCTGTAAGAAGTATGCCATGTCTGTTGACTGGGCAAAGGACGCGTTTACCGCCCTGGAAATGCTGGAAAGTACCCGTTACGATTTGATTTTAATGGATAACCAGATGCCGAATATGGACGGTATTGAGGCGACAACTCGGATCCGGGAGATGAAAATTGATACTCCGGTTATTGCCTGTACAGCTGATGGTTATGAGGAAACCAAACAGGCGTTTTTGGCAGCGGGTGCTGACTATGTATTAGTGAAGCCAATTAAGGACAAATCCTTTTTACAAGCGCTGACATACTATAAGCAGATTAACTCAGTTTAA
- a CDS encoding PilZ domain-containing protein, which translates to MESKVNKVNKIKDYLEFGMKLSVVIKFGQKDEYSLHSHLVGIKEGQFLILDMPPKAVEDLITRRTTNVRVVVRGITDTEYGDIIAFSSEIITVSSRPTWLMYIKLPYDFETKAIRENRRIKVNLPVNLTYDSEEYKATLRDISVSGCGVFLKKPLDIKKDDKVILETNLEHFPGKSIECIIVNFRKYTNDTFLGIRFEPELEMTEGFRHELFDKAILNLN; encoded by the coding sequence ATGGAATCAAAGGTAAACAAGGTAAATAAGATCAAAGACTACCTTGAGTTTGGTATGAAACTCTCGGTGGTGATTAAGTTCGGGCAGAAAGATGAGTATAGTCTGCACAGCCATCTGGTCGGAATTAAAGAGGGACAGTTTCTTATTCTGGATATGCCGCCTAAGGCGGTAGAAGATCTGATTACCCGAAGAACCACAAATGTCCGTGTGGTGGTCAGAGGGATAACCGATACCGAGTATGGAGATATCATCGCCTTTAGTTCAGAAATCATTACCGTCAGCTCGCGGCCAACCTGGCTGATGTATATTAAGCTGCCCTATGATTTTGAAACAAAAGCGATACGGGAAAACCGGAGAATTAAAGTCAACCTGCCGGTTAACCTGACTTATGACAGCGAAGAGTATAAAGCGACATTAAGAGATATCTCAGTATCCGGCTGTGGCGTTTTTCTGAAAAAGCCGCTGGATATAAAAAAAGACGACAAAGTCATACTGGAAACCAACCTGGAACATTTTCCGGGGAAAAGCATTGAGTGCATCATAGTCAACTTCCGGAAATACACTAACGATACCTTCCTTGGTATCCGTTTCGAGCCTGAACTGGAAATGACCGAGGGATTCAGGCACGAACTGTTTGATAAAGCGATTCTGAACTTAAACTGA
- the yccS gene encoding YccS family putative transporter encodes MNQNILINSIRYYWKNTAFNHGFLILIALLGVIVPCWYFDKSSLIIPLVLGVIAAALAESDDKAYGRLKAQAMTIACFIIATFSIELLFDYPVLFAAGLFTSTIGFIMLGAIGPRYAKIAFGSLLIAIYTMLGAHESTNIWSQPLLLITGSIWYFVISFLWNTLFPLQPVQQSLSAVFEKLSEYMHVKRELFHPVSDMTPQPYRIREANLNSATVEALNRCKATFLSRSERGNVDSTSDRFLNVYFIAQDIHERVSSSHYRYQELAELFKRSDILFRFKHILELQAKACLEVAHSIKYETKYQHNQSATQAISELQDSLAHIEESANPRWLQAVPQIKYLLSNLQMVEKQLANINNPDVRVRQDDQLIEDTEAHTPEMMWERIKSNLSPSSLLFRHAIRLSTALVAGYAVIQQFHMEMGYWILLTILFVCQPNYSATRQKLNSRIIGTAAGLVIGALLLVLFPSQTAQSVFIVLSGVAFFVFRENNYSYATSFITILVLFCFHQHGEGYAVILPRFSDTLVGCLLAVAAVTFILPDWQSRRLHKVMADSVYANRQYLAQIIRQYRIGKKDDLSYRVARRNAHTQGAALSSAINNMLAEPGRYQSAKDESFRFLTLNHALLSYISAMGAHRSRLDNQEAHQLILDAHKSIHQQLEQLYNNLNCESACPALTQDQSEIESRLKEWRDEQDESVSLVLQQLHLILRMMPELNQLTTKFARCKPTG; translated from the coding sequence ATGAACCAAAACATCCTAATTAACAGCATCCGCTACTACTGGAAAAACACTGCGTTTAACCATGGTTTTCTTATACTTATCGCTCTGTTAGGTGTTATTGTTCCTTGCTGGTATTTTGATAAGTCTTCACTCATTATCCCTCTGGTGCTTGGGGTGATTGCCGCAGCGCTGGCTGAGTCTGATGATAAGGCCTATGGCAGGCTGAAAGCCCAGGCGATGACTATTGCCTGCTTTATTATCGCAACTTTTTCCATTGAACTGCTCTTTGACTATCCTGTTCTGTTTGCAGCCGGACTGTTTACCTCCACCATTGGTTTTATCATGCTTGGCGCAATTGGTCCCCGCTATGCAAAAATTGCTTTCGGATCACTGCTGATAGCGATTTACACCATGCTAGGCGCGCATGAAAGTACCAATATCTGGTCTCAGCCACTGCTTCTGATCACAGGTTCCATCTGGTATTTTGTTATCTCTTTTCTCTGGAATACGCTTTTCCCTTTGCAACCGGTACAGCAAAGCCTTTCCGCGGTTTTTGAAAAACTGTCTGAGTATATGCATGTAAAAAGAGAGCTGTTTCACCCTGTATCCGACATGACCCCCCAACCATACCGGATCCGGGAAGCAAACCTGAACTCAGCCACCGTTGAAGCCCTTAACCGGTGCAAGGCGACTTTTCTGTCCCGTTCAGAAAGAGGAAATGTGGACAGCACCAGCGACCGCTTCCTTAATGTCTATTTTATAGCTCAGGATATTCATGAACGGGTCAGTTCCAGCCACTACCGTTACCAGGAACTGGCTGAGCTGTTTAAAAGAAGCGATATTCTGTTCCGCTTTAAGCACATTCTGGAATTGCAGGCAAAAGCCTGTCTTGAAGTAGCCCACTCTATAAAATACGAAACTAAATATCAGCACAACCAAAGCGCAACCCAGGCAATCAGTGAGCTTCAGGACTCGCTTGCGCATATCGAAGAGTCCGCTAATCCCCGCTGGCTACAGGCGGTTCCGCAAATAAAATACCTGCTTAGTAATCTGCAGATGGTTGAAAAACAGCTGGCGAATATCAACAACCCGGATGTAAGAGTCAGACAGGACGATCAGCTGATTGAAGACACCGAAGCCCATACACCGGAGATGATGTGGGAGAGAATTAAATCCAACCTCTCACCAAGCTCGCTACTATTCCGCCATGCGATTCGCCTCTCCACCGCACTGGTTGCCGGTTATGCGGTTATTCAGCAGTTTCATATGGAAATGGGCTACTGGATTTTACTGACCATACTCTTTGTCTGTCAGCCCAACTATAGCGCCACCAGGCAAAAGCTGAACTCTCGTATCATAGGTACGGCTGCCGGACTCGTTATCGGGGCACTGCTGCTGGTTCTGTTTCCGTCGCAAACCGCACAGTCAGTCTTTATTGTGCTCTCCGGTGTTGCCTTTTTCGTATTCAGGGAAAACAACTACAGCTACGCCACCTCATTTATCACCATACTGGTACTGTTCTGCTTCCATCAGCATGGCGAAGGCTACGCCGTCATTCTGCCAAGATTTTCAGACACACTTGTGGGCTGTCTGCTGGCTGTCGCCGCTGTTACCTTTATTCTTCCGGACTGGCAGTCAAGAAGGCTGCATAAAGTAATGGCAGATTCAGTGTACGCCAACAGGCAGTATCTGGCTCAGATTATCCGCCAGTACCGGATTGGGAAAAAAGATGATCTCAGCTACCGGGTAGCAAGAAGAAACGCGCACACCCAGGGTGCGGCATTAAGCTCAGCTATCAACAACATGCTGGCTGAGCCCGGCCGATATCAGTCTGCTAAAGATGAAAGCTTCCGGTTCCTCACACTTAACCATGCTCTGCTTAGCTATATTTCTGCCATGGGCGCTCACCGATCAAGGCTGGATAATCAGGAAGCGCACCAGCTTATTCTTGATGCGCATAAATCAATACATCAGCAGTTAGAGCAACTCTATAACAACCTGAATTGTGAAAGCGCCTGCCCTGCTTTGACCCAGGACCAGAGCGAGATCGAATCCAGACTGAAAGAGTGGCGTGATGAACAGGATGAGTCCGTAAGCCTGGTTCTGCAGCAACTGCATCTGATTTTAAGAATGATGCCTGAGCTAAATCAGCTCACGACTAAATTTGCCAGATGCAAGCCCACAGGTTGA
- the helD gene encoding DNA helicase IV, translating into MRLCANRLAQFFVQQEYCEVGIDSDRLIISSAESEERIPFSIWNGSISISRGLAWGTLTFYSHCKDGQQLAWTVQGLPWKSCKSFAREAMASYEAWHKTQCAQLSRALPGWQESLDLLIKQPSYLTHSELELWRERVANELSEINTSLPEAELRMPNAMASVSDWIEHGIDNLEKRNEEWLNLELENWSVLFAQIENSPLNLSQQQAVLINNDHNLILAGAGTGKTSVLTARVAYLLQSHLAQAGQLLMLAFGSEAAKEMRERLDDKIGLASEKVSVNTFHQLGLKILNSVENEAVVISPVATEKKLKQAWCSEWLKQHWTNPANFKRWQKHLTKWPIAYLTGDEELGGQTENPKLISWLDSQVEQLCMLHMPKKQVQERIVDHEDYSRLNSELSLVWPCYQAWQKMLKEENQIDFHSMITKATVYVEKGKFKSPWKYIMVDEYQDISPDRLALIEALCNQTLVQNDEQVKPSLFAVGDDWQSIYQFAGSDVDLTTDFSGRYSSSTIHKLDTTYRFNSQIGAVANQFVQQNPAQIEKELNSFKVQKQKAVVVMPQKYVEKELEGLNSKAAGTKTVLLLARNHYHKPECLAEWQKRFSNLRISFMTCHGSKGKEADYVFVLNVDKGQFPGAQRQLHLNSVLTQTADDYPFAEERRLFYVALTRAREKVWVSYETHESEFVEELISANYPILKKR; encoded by the coding sequence ATGCGCTTATGTGCCAACAGGCTGGCTCAGTTTTTTGTTCAGCAGGAATATTGTGAAGTCGGGATTGATTCAGACCGGCTTATCATCTCCTCCGCTGAGAGCGAGGAGCGAATCCCGTTTTCGATCTGGAACGGCAGTATCAGCATATCCAGAGGGCTTGCATGGGGAACCCTGACTTTTTATTCTCACTGCAAAGACGGGCAACAACTGGCCTGGACCGTTCAGGGACTGCCCTGGAAAAGCTGTAAGTCATTCGCACGGGAAGCCATGGCCAGTTATGAAGCCTGGCATAAAACTCAGTGCGCCCAACTCAGCAGAGCGCTTCCGGGCTGGCAGGAGAGTCTTGATCTTCTGATTAAACAGCCCTCTTATCTGACCCATTCAGAGCTTGAACTCTGGAGAGAAAGGGTCGCGAATGAGCTGAGTGAGATAAACACAAGCTTGCCGGAAGCTGAGCTGCGTATGCCAAATGCCATGGCCTCAGTTTCCGACTGGATTGAGCATGGTATAGATAATCTTGAGAAGCGAAATGAAGAGTGGCTGAATCTGGAGCTGGAAAACTGGTCGGTACTTTTTGCTCAGATAGAAAACTCTCCTTTAAATCTCAGCCAGCAACAAGCGGTGCTTATCAATAACGACCATAACCTGATCCTGGCCGGAGCCGGAACCGGGAAAACCAGCGTGCTGACTGCAAGGGTTGCCTATCTGCTTCAGAGCCATCTGGCACAGGCCGGTCAACTGCTGATGTTGGCTTTCGGCAGTGAAGCCGCAAAGGAGATGAGAGAAAGGCTGGATGACAAAATAGGTCTGGCGTCAGAAAAGGTTTCTGTAAATACATTCCATCAACTTGGCCTGAAGATCCTTAACAGCGTTGAAAATGAAGCAGTAGTTATCTCGCCTGTTGCCACCGAGAAAAAGCTCAAGCAGGCCTGGTGTAGCGAGTGGCTGAAACAGCACTGGACCAATCCGGCAAACTTTAAGCGCTGGCAGAAACACCTGACCAAATGGCCCATCGCCTATCTGACAGGGGATGAAGAGTTAGGTGGTCAGACTGAAAACCCAAAACTGATCTCCTGGCTCGATAGCCAGGTAGAGCAGCTGTGCATGCTGCATATGCCGAAAAAGCAGGTGCAGGAGAGAATTGTTGACCATGAGGATTACTCAAGGCTGAACAGCGAACTCTCTTTAGTCTGGCCTTGTTATCAGGCATGGCAGAAGATGCTCAAAGAGGAAAACCAGATAGACTTCCACAGCATGATTACCAAAGCGACCGTCTATGTGGAGAAAGGGAAATTTAAATCGCCCTGGAAGTACATTATGGTGGATGAGTATCAGGATATCTCTCCGGACAGGCTGGCCCTGATTGAAGCTTTGTGTAACCAGACACTTGTGCAAAATGATGAACAGGTTAAGCCATCGCTGTTTGCCGTGGGGGATGACTGGCAGTCTATTTATCAGTTTGCCGGTTCTGATGTGGACCTGACAACGGATTTCTCAGGCCGTTACTCAAGCTCTACCATTCATAAACTGGATACCACTTACCGCTTTAACAGCCAGATTGGCGCTGTGGCAAACCAGTTTGTTCAGCAAAACCCGGCTCAGATCGAAAAAGAGCTTAACAGCTTTAAAGTGCAGAAGCAGAAAGCGGTTGTTGTCATGCCGCAAAAATATGTGGAAAAAGAGCTGGAAGGGCTGAACAGTAAAGCGGCAGGCACAAAAACGGTTCTTCTGCTGGCAAGGAATCATTACCACAAGCCGGAATGTCTTGCTGAGTGGCAGAAGAGATTCAGTAACCTGAGAATCAGCTTTATGACCTGCCACGGCAGTAAAGGCAAAGAGGCGGACTATGTATTTGTTCTGAATGTGGATAAAGGTCAGTTCCCGGGGGCTCAGCGCCAGCTTCATCTGAA